One window of the Indicator indicator isolate 239-I01 chromosome 13, UM_Iind_1.1, whole genome shotgun sequence genome contains the following:
- the TMEM41A gene encoding transmembrane protein 41A: MWRRLAGLLLVFAAATAALWLLSARLGSGQARRPLRFPSDLEELRELAEALREYERQHRGTALTLFCAAYLYKQSFAIPGSSLLNVLAGALFGPWTGLVLCSALTSVGATFCYLLSGTFGKQFIVSYFPDKVALLQRKVEENRSCLFFFLLFLRLFPMTPNWFLNLSAPILNIPVSQFFFSVLIGLTPYNFICVQTGAILSQITSLDAIFSWDTLLKLLAMAVAALIPGTLIKKYSKQHLKLDGDDAPVLNGRKSS; the protein is encoded by the exons GCTGCTCGTCTTTGCGGCCGCCACGGCCGCGCTCTGGCTGTTGTCGGCCCGGCTGGGCTCGGGGCAGGCTCGCAG GCCGCTACGGTTCCCGTCGGACCTGGAGGAGTTGCGGGAGCTGGCCGAGGCGCTGCGGGAGTACGAGCGGCAGCACCGGGGCACGGCGCTGACCCTCTTCTGCGCCGCCTACCTCTACAAGCAGAGCTTCGCCATCCCCGGTTCCAGCCTTCTG AACGTCCTGGCTGGAGCACTCTTCGGGCCGTGGACTGGGCTGGTGCTGTGCTCGGCCCTCACCTCTGTGGGAGCCACCTTCTGCTACCTGCTGTCTGGCACTTTTGGGAAGCAGTTCATTGTCTCCTACTTCCCCGATAAAGTGGCTCTGCTGCAAAGAAAG GTAGAAGAGAACAGGAGctgcttatttttcttcctgttgttCCTGAGGCTGTTCCCCATGACACCAAACTGGTTTCTGAATCTCTCAGCTCCCATTTTAAACATCCCTGTGTCccagtttttcttctctgttctcaTCG GTCTCACACCCTACAATTTCATCTGTGTGCAGACAGGAGCCATTCTGTCACAGATCACCTCCCTGGATGCCATTTTCTCCTGGGACACACTGCTCAAGCTGCTGGCCATGGCTGTGGCAGCACTGATCCCAGGGACCCTCATCAAGAAGTACAGCAAGCAGCACTTAAAGCTGGATGGAGATGATGCTCCAGTGCTCAATGGCAGGAAGAGCTCCTGA